Below is a genomic region from Rhizobium acidisoli.
CGCCTTCGATGGCGGCATCGCCAAGGCCGCCGCCCGCATCGCCGAGATCGCCGCCGGCAATGCGCCGGTTTACGGTATCAATACCGGCTTCGGCAAACTCGCCTCGATCAAGATCGACAGCGCCGACGTCGCCACGCTGCAACGCAATCTCATCCTGTCGCATTGCTGCGGTATCGGCGCGCCGCTGCCGGAGAATATCGTTCGGCTGATCATGGCGCTGAAGCTGGTTTCGCTCGGCCGCGGCGCCTCCGGCGTGCGGCTGGAGCTGGTGCGGCTGATCGAAGGCATGCTGGATAAGGGCGTCATTCCGCTGATCCCGGAAAAGGGCTCGGTCGGCGCCTCCGGCGATCTTGCCCCGCTTGCACATATGGCGGCGGTAATGATGGGCGAGGCCGAAGCCTTCTTCGCCGGCGAACGTCTGACTGGTGCCGAAGCCCTGGAAAGGGCCGGACTGAAACCGGTCGTGCTTGCTGCCAAGGAGGGTCTGGCGCTGATCAACGGCACCCAGACCTCCACGGCCCTGGCGCTTGCCGGTCTCTTCCGCGCTCATCGCGCCGCGCAGGCGGCTCTCATCACCGGCGCCATGTCCACCGATGCCGCCATGGGCTCGTCGGCGCCTTTCCATCCGGATATTCATACGCTGCGCGGCCACAAGGGCCAGATTGACACGGCATCCGCCCTTCGCGCCTTGCTCGAACAATCGGTCATCCGCCAGAGCCATATCGAGGGCGATGAGCGCGTGCAGGATCCCTATTGCATCCGCTGCCAGCCGCAGGTCGACGGCGCCTGCCTCGATCTCTTGCGCTCGGTCGCCCGCACGCTCGAAATCGAGGCCAATGCGGTCACCGACAATCCGCTGGTGCTGTCGGACAATTCCGTCG
It encodes:
- the hutH gene encoding histidine ammonia-lyase, with the translated sequence MTITLHPGSVSLKDLETIYWTGAPARLDPAFDGGIAKAAARIAEIAAGNAPVYGINTGFGKLASIKIDSADVATLQRNLILSHCCGIGAPLPENIVRLIMALKLVSLGRGASGVRLELVRLIEGMLDKGVIPLIPEKGSVGASGDLAPLAHMAAVMMGEAEAFFAGERLTGAEALERAGLKPVVLAAKEGLALINGTQTSTALALAGLFRAHRAAQAALITGAMSTDAAMGSSAPFHPDIHTLRGHKGQIDTASALRALLEQSVIRQSHIEGDERVQDPYCIRCQPQVDGACLDLLRSVARTLEIEANAVTDNPLVLSDNSVVSGGNFHAEPVAFAADQIALAVCEIGAISQRRIALLVDPVLSYGLPAFLAKKPGLNSGLMIAEVTSAALMSENKQMSHPASVDSTPTSANQEDHVSMACHGARRLLGMTENLFGIIGIEALTAAQGVELRAPLSTSPELLKAIATIRSKVPSLDSDRYMANNLAASAELVATGALNAAVSNGILPVLEG